CAGCTGGTCATCACCTGATATGTGAATAGAATAAAAAGGGCTGCTGCTGCCAGAAATTTCCTGATAAACGCCGTTATTATTCTTATAAAAAATATTTTGACCCGACGACGATCTTTTGGTTACAAAAATGTCATCATCCCCATCATTATCCCAGTCGGCCACAAAGGCGTATTTTGCGCTGTGAAAAACCGCTTTTTCCGTAATGCCGTCAAAAGGATTGGCACTTCCTGTAACTTGTGAAAAACCACCGCTTCCATTATTTCGCCAAAATTGATTTTCTGACGCGCCCGAAAATGGGTACAAGTGTATGTCAATATCGCCGTCCGCGTCAAAATCGCCATAAATCAGCTGGTCATCCGTAAAAATTTTCATTGCATCAAACGGACTGGCTGAGCCACTTAATTCTGAGAATTTCGGAATCAGAAGTCCTTTGAAATGGATATATTTTAATACATGATCCTTGATAATGCGGCCTGCGACATATTCCAGGTCCCAGTTTCCGCCCTTTTGACCTGAGCCTGTATTGTCCACCGAGCCGGCCACGGAAATACCCAAAAGATCATGCAGTTTGTTTACAAAACTTTTTCCCGCCTCGCCAGCTGCCAGCTGACAGCTATATATTAAAAGCTCTGATTTCTCAGATTCCAGACTATTGCTAATCGCTTTCCAGAATCCATTGAATTTTTCCAGGTTTTGCTCATTGAGCTGCTGGCGACCTAAAACCAGATTTCCGCGCGTTCCGTGCGTGAGAATATGAAGGCGCCGCACGCCACGCAGGGAACTGATTTTATCTTGCAGGGCTAAAAAACCCGAATCCGTGTTTTCAGCAAGAATAACCAGCGCATCTTTCGCAGAAGAGTGCACCAGATCCTGATAGTTTTCCAGCGATTTGTCAATGATAACCACATCCTTGTGATGGGTATTATTGAAAAGATCAAAAGAAGAGAAAAACAGTAAATAACCGGCGATGATGCACGCAGCGGTCAGTAGAAAAGTAAAGGTTTTTTTCATAACATTTCTTAAAGCAAAGACAAGATTTACAGAGTGGTGAGAAATATTTCAATGTTGTCGGTAAAGAATTTTGGTATAATGTGAATAGTGCAATTCAGGTCAGAAGTCAGTAAAATCGCATTTCAGTGCTTAACACTGATCAGATAAAAGCGGAAGACCGCTTTAAACCAGCAGATTTAATTTTCTGTCCTCTGTGGTGGCTTTGTGCTTTTTAAAAGGAAAAACACTGAGGCAATCGCTGCGGTCAGATATACAATGGCAAGGCCAGTATTTGCAAATTTCATTGTCTGAAAGTTAAATATCCAGTATGCCGAAACGCCCGGAATAATGGCCAAAATGAGAAAAATGATTCTTTGCATATTTTTAAAACTGTATTGTCTTACTTATTTATTCAAGCGTTATATGTGGTTGTTATTTTTATAATTAATCGTTTTACTGTTGTTTTTTAGATGTGTTTTTAAGCTTTATGACAGTAACTTTTCAAATCAAAATATATGTGCTGATCATAAAGCCCTTGCAGCAAAAAGATCAATTTCTTTTATCTAAACTGCGAAGCTGAAATATTTTGGAAATCGGCAAGGCACAAGCAGATCATGCTGATTCATAGGCATATGTAGTACGCTGATTAAAGGGGTACAGAATTTTTTCGAAATCTATGTTTCCTTTTTTTACAAAACCGTAACATGCTGAATTATATTTATCTTTTTAAAAGTCCTACTTTTCTCGGCCTGATGGCTATGTGGGAAGGGGCGGTTTAACTTTACGGAAGAAGGAGACCAGCGGTTTTTTAAAATAAAAATGCCGTTGAAACACGTGTTTCAACGGCATGCAGGTCATGTTTGCAAAATTCCTAACCAAGGCAGATTATATCAGCTGCCAGCTTTTTCATAGGCCCAGTCTACCATCAGGTTTACGGCCTTTTGTACCTCTTTGATATCTTCGCTCTTATTGATATCAATTCCGCAAAACGTGCTGCCATTAACCTTGGCATTAAGCACAAGATAATAAATGCCCGGAACGATCACCGCCAGCAGCGCGCGGAAATTGACACCGGAATCTTTAAAATGCGGGTCCGATATACCAAGCATTTCTTCACCCAATCTTTCCCTTGAATCTGCAAGGCTGCGGGCAATAACATTGGGTTCGCTGATCTGCCAACGCATGATCTGCTGCATTTCCTTATTTTGAAAAAAATAGGCAATTTGACTTTCCAGAATGCTCTTGGCAAGCTCCCGGCCCGAATCGTGCCTGTTTGCTTCGAGCAGCGCATCAACATGATCTTCAAGAGATATCCAAAAATCTTTTTGAGAGAGGTACACCTTAAAAAGCTCCTGAACATTTCCAAAATATCTGTAAATCAAGGTTTTGCTCACGCCAGCCACATAGGCAATTCTGGATGCCTTTAAAGCTGAATAACCTTTGGTCATAAAAATTTCACCTGTCGCAGCGATTAGCTTTTTTTTAGTTTCCTCCTTGTCTTTTTTGTGTAAAATATCCATTGAGTAAATATTTTTTATAGGAATAAAGTGGTGTTATCAGTATCAGCCCGGGACCAGAACTTTGGTATTTGTCAGCCAGCCACAGACTTGAAAAAAGATCAAATTAAGAATAACGCGGATTATTGTGTCTTCGAAAGCTTTGCTACCGGCGTATTTTACTCTACACAGACTCATTTATAAAACATCTTTTTAAAGTTGATAATATGATGAGGAGATATTTAAGGTTAATGCAGTTGAAAATTATTCCTGATAAAAATCATTTCTTTTTAAGTAAGAAGATCAGCATTTAAGCGACCGGATTTAGAGATTTTTGTAACAGGTTTTATGCTAACCTGATTTATTCTCAACTAATCTTTAAACCAGTGAAAACATATTGTTATATTCTATTTTTCTCCTGCGCGATAATGCTGATGTTCGCATGTAATTCCGGCCCTACACAGCATTCTGCGGTTAATATGAAAACATCAGATAAGGACAGCACCTTCAATATTTGTTATTCATCCGTGGTGAAGAAGGATACGGTTCTTTTAAATGCTTTGATGTTTGGAGATAGTGTCAAGGGAAGTTTGGGTTACAAACTTTATGAAAAAGATCACAGCAATGGTTCTTTGCTGGGAAAAATGTATGGTGATACTTTGAAAGCAACCTGTACATTTATGGTCAAGGGTTCGGAGTCGATTCAGGAAGTGATTTTTCTTAAAAAGGATTCTTTGTTTGTGGAAGGCCTGGCCAACCGGAAAACAGAAAATGGGAAAATCGTATTTGCTGATTCTGAAAAACTGCATTTCGATGGAATTATTTTAAAGCAGGTGCCTTGTAAGTAATAGTAAAATAACGTCAGCAATAGAATATTTTTAAAGCTTATCATCAAGACTGCTCCGTTATATCGGGCAGTCTTTTGGGTTTTAAGTTTCAATAGAAACAAGAAAACCGGCTTGAAAATGTTGTAGCAAAAATCATATTATCAGGATCGGATTACCATTTGAACGGTGGCGAAAAATTTTATTCAGTAGTTTAGTGTGCATTTTAATAAAAATTGTCTTCTACCACAGACAAAATCATTAATCACATGAATATTGGAAGTCACTACAAATTAAAAACGTTTGTGCTCTGGACGCGCCGAACGATTTATTGGCTGCTGCTTTGGGCAATCATTCCAACTTTACTTTTCAAATTGGCAGGTTTTACCTGGCTGACAATTCCATGGGTTCCTATCGCGCTGATCGGTACGGCGACTTCCTTTATTGCGGGATTTAAAAATACGCAGACTTATAACCGTCTTTGGGAAGCGCGGCAGATCTGGGGCGGGATTGTCAATAGCAGCCGGACGCTCGGGATTATGGTTAAAGGTTATATCAGAACGCAGGATGACAGTCAAAAGGAAATTCATCAACAGATTATTTACCGCCATATCGCCTGGTTAACAGCTTTTCGCTTTCAATTACGAGAATCAAAATCCTGGGAAAATATTAAAACGAAAAGTTATAATATTGAATTCCAGGCTAATTATACGGTTGAGGAGTGGGAGAAAAATCTTGGAGATGAGTTAAAACCATTTTTATCGGAAGAAGAAATCAGTTATGTCCTGAGCACAAAAAATCGTGCAACCCAGATTATCGCACTACAATCTGATGCATTGAAGAAATTGAACGAAAGTGGAAATCTGGATAGCTTGTGTTATGTTGAACTGGAAAATATTTTGAAGGATCTGTATGATCATCAGGGAAAAAGCGAGCGTATTAAAAATTTTCCATACCCGCGTCAGTTTGCCAGTATCAATCTCTTTTTTATACGTTTGCTGGTGGCTTTAATTCCCTTTGGTTTGATGAACGAATTTGCCAAATTGGGAGAATATGGTATCTGGCTAAATATTCCTTTCAGTGTTATTGTTTCCTGGGTTTTTACTTCTCTTGAACAGGTTGGAGAAAGTACAGAAAATCCTTTTGAAGGCGGTCCGAATGATGTTCCGATAACATCAATGAGCCGGACTATTGAAATAGATCTGCGGGAAATGCTCGGTCAGAAAGATTTACCGGCGCCAATTGCTGCCAGAAATGAAATTTTGATGTAGTGGTCTAAGCGTGCTTTTTTTCAATAGTTATCATAAAAATAGAAAACAAAAACCCAGTTATCTCGTCTGTTTGAGATAACTGGGTTTTTGTTTTTTATCAAATTGTATTTCAAATTTCTTCGCTATTTTTCTCCTACGTACCGTTCAAAAAATTCGTAAATTCTTAGAATTCTGTCGATACGTTGACGTGGATTTCCGCTTCTGCTAAGCTCGTGCGTTCCGCCTGGCATACGTACATATTCCACATCACGACCAAGTATTTTCAAGCTTTTGTATAACAATTCACTTTGAATAACACCTGTT
The nucleotide sequence above comes from Dyadobacter subterraneus. Encoded proteins:
- a CDS encoding bestrophin family protein, which gives rise to MNIGSHYKLKTFVLWTRRTIYWLLLWAIIPTLLFKLAGFTWLTIPWVPIALIGTATSFIAGFKNTQTYNRLWEARQIWGGIVNSSRTLGIMVKGYIRTQDDSQKEIHQQIIYRHIAWLTAFRFQLRESKSWENIKTKSYNIEFQANYTVEEWEKNLGDELKPFLSEEEISYVLSTKNRATQIIALQSDALKKLNESGNLDSLCYVELENILKDLYDHQGKSERIKNFPYPRQFASINLFFIRLLVALIPFGLMNEFAKLGEYGIWLNIPFSVIVSWVFTSLEQVGESTENPFEGGPNDVPITSMSRTIEIDLREMLGQKDLPAPIAARNEILM
- a CDS encoding TetR/AcrR family transcriptional regulator; the encoded protein is MDILHKKDKEETKKKLIAATGEIFMTKGYSALKASRIAYVAGVSKTLIYRYFGNVQELFKVYLSQKDFWISLEDHVDALLEANRHDSGRELAKSILESQIAYFFQNKEMQQIMRWQISEPNVIARSLADSRERLGEEMLGISDPHFKDSGVNFRALLAVIVPGIYYLVLNAKVNGSTFCGIDINKSEDIKEVQKAVNLMVDWAYEKAGS